In one Eschrichtius robustus isolate mEscRob2 chromosome 15, mEscRob2.pri, whole genome shotgun sequence genomic region, the following are encoded:
- the C15H2orf74 gene encoding uncharacterized protein C2orf74 homolog, whose amino-acid sequence MSFETTAFTFFVILLICLSCIFFLLVVFLYKCSQSRTDEETEKRPCIDANGGEDCTAANTEMNNSGDKEKTLVPTRPGILVQRRSKAVVATRLGNGGDVKDEEEEKIKEKQKAENAGENGQENDCLQKPPIPVTGSPSVVDNHKRPLKGVTFSREVIVVDLGKDNPIA is encoded by the exons ATGAGCTTTGAAACCACAGCATTCACTTTCTTCGTCATCCTTCTAATTTGCCTCAGTTGCATCTTCTTTTTATTGGTggtttttttatataaatg TTCCCAAAGCAGGACAGATGAAGAGACAGAAAAACGTCCTTGTATAGATGCTAATGGAGGTGAAGATTGTACAGCTGCTAATACAGAGATGAACAATTCAGGAGACAAAGAAAA GACTCTTGTACCCACGAGACCTGGCATTCTTGTCCAGAGACGGAGTAAAGCAGTGGTGGCCACACGCTTAGGAAATGGAGGGGATGTgaaagatgaagaggaggagaaaataaaagagaagcaaaaggCTGAGAATGCTGGAGAAAATGGTCAAGAG AATGACTGTTTGCAAAAACCACCCATACCTGTCACTGGAAGTCCTTCAGTTGTTGATAACCATAAAAGACCTTTAAAAGGAGTGACATTTTCTAGGGAGGTAATTGTTGTGGACCTTGGAAAGGACAATCCTATAGCTTGA